One window from the genome of Candidatus Didemnitutus sp. encodes:
- a CDS encoding tetratricopeptide repeat protein, which translates to MLIRFSPLRPTVWLVCCAALLSLPARAADNEALEKRYREANAKVDAGEFQPALEIYNEILETEPKAGNVWVMRGIAKWKLKDLSGARADLAQAIALHPDNLDAYRVRGQMRYEAADYANSLADFTKAIDTLKKIVDHVDESVPGQATQAREFLAANAELFGMRAEVENKLGDRPSAIHDLTRAIELKPDYTAAYFLRAQLYEADGETTAAAEDYTKVIALNPKHADALNNRAWIRFHERKWDEAIADARKVLEYAPKADATLRVLGYTQFAKGDYIEAGQTLAAAADADSSSGAAYALFVRHYAMLRAGGADKRVATSWGNWKDEPWLQALAKFIAGQIDEDALETVAKDTRDDGELAGRACEMHFYVGLARKQAGDKSTARLRFQSALQTEQKTYVEYTLAQAELPRTK; encoded by the coding sequence ATGCTGATCCGTTTCTCACCGCTCCGTCCGACCGTTTGGCTGGTTTGCTGTGCCGCGCTGCTTTCGTTGCCGGCTCGCGCCGCTGACAACGAAGCGCTCGAGAAGCGCTATCGCGAAGCCAACGCGAAGGTCGACGCCGGCGAATTCCAACCGGCGCTCGAAATCTACAACGAGATCCTCGAGACCGAGCCGAAGGCAGGCAATGTCTGGGTGATGCGCGGCATCGCGAAGTGGAAACTGAAAGACCTGAGCGGAGCGCGGGCCGATCTGGCCCAAGCCATCGCGCTCCATCCCGACAACCTCGACGCCTATCGCGTGCGCGGCCAGATGCGCTATGAAGCCGCCGACTACGCCAACAGCTTGGCCGATTTCACCAAGGCAATTGATACGCTGAAGAAAATTGTAGACCATGTCGACGAGAGCGTGCCCGGACAGGCGACTCAGGCACGCGAATTCCTGGCGGCGAACGCGGAGCTTTTCGGCATGCGGGCCGAGGTGGAAAACAAGCTCGGCGATCGCCCGTCGGCGATCCACGACCTGACGCGCGCGATCGAGTTGAAACCGGACTACACGGCGGCGTATTTCCTGCGCGCGCAGCTCTACGAGGCGGACGGCGAAACCACGGCGGCGGCGGAAGATTACACGAAGGTCATCGCGTTGAACCCGAAACACGCCGATGCGCTCAACAATCGGGCCTGGATTCGCTTCCACGAACGGAAGTGGGACGAAGCGATAGCGGATGCGAGGAAAGTGCTGGAATACGCACCGAAAGCCGACGCGACGCTGCGCGTGCTCGGCTATACGCAATTCGCCAAGGGCGACTACATCGAGGCTGGTCAAACACTCGCGGCGGCAGCGGATGCCGATTCGAGCTCGGGGGCGGCCTACGCGCTTTTCGTGCGGCACTACGCGATGCTCCGCGCGGGTGGGGCGGACAAACGTGTGGCCACCTCCTGGGGCAACTGGAAGGACGAGCCGTGGTTGCAGGCGCTGGCGAAATTCATCGCGGGGCAGATCGACGAAGACGCCCTTGAAACCGTAGCGAAGGACACGCGGGACGACGGCGAACTCGCCGGCCGCGCGTGCGAGATGCACTTCTACGTCGGACTCGCGCGCAAACAGGCGGGCGACAAATCGACCGCGCGCCTGCGTTTTCAATCGGCGCTCCAGACCGAGCAAAAGACCTACGTCGAATACACGCTGGCGCAGGCGGAGTTGCCCCGGACGAAGTGA
- a CDS encoding phosphoribosylanthranilate isomerase, with the protein MIGSTHLKICGLTTAADAHAAVGIGADYLGFVLHPASPRHITLEKFAALRPELPALPKVGVLVYSDMAALEQARDAGFDYIQLHFPNETPFFEAALWTDIISPQQLWLAPRVPPGRELDSCFVPLADTFLLDAYDPNQHGGTGKTGDWAAFAWLQGKFKKVRWVLAGGLNPGNVREALAKSQAKFVDVNSGVEASPGVKDHAKLAALAAALRGD; encoded by the coding sequence ATGATCGGTTCCACGCACCTCAAAATCTGCGGCCTCACGACTGCGGCCGACGCCCATGCGGCGGTGGGCATCGGCGCGGACTATCTCGGCTTCGTGCTGCACCCGGCTTCGCCGCGGCACATCACGCTGGAGAAATTCGCGGCGCTCCGCCCCGAATTGCCCGCGCTGCCCAAGGTCGGCGTGCTGGTCTATTCCGACATGGCCGCGCTGGAGCAGGCGCGCGACGCAGGCTTCGACTACATCCAGCTGCATTTCCCGAATGAGACGCCGTTCTTCGAGGCAGCGCTGTGGACCGACATCATTTCACCGCAACAACTCTGGCTCGCGCCGCGCGTGCCGCCGGGACGCGAACTCGATTCGTGCTTCGTGCCGCTGGCCGACACCTTCTTGCTCGATGCCTACGATCCCAACCAGCATGGCGGCACCGGCAAGACCGGCGACTGGGCCGCTTTCGCGTGGCTGCAGGGCAAGTTCAAGAAAGTGCGCTGGGTCCTCGCCGGCGGCTTGAATCCCGGAAACGTCCGCGAGGCGCTCGCGAAGAGTCAGGCGAAATTCGTCGATGTGAACAGCGGCGTCGAGGCGTCACCCGGCGTGAAGGATCACGCGAAACTCGCCGCGCTGGCGGCGGCCTTGCGCGGCGATTGA